A part of Dasypus novemcinctus isolate mDasNov1 chromosome 7, mDasNov1.1.hap2, whole genome shotgun sequence genomic DNA contains:
- the CMKLR2 gene encoding chemerin-like receptor 2, translating to MEDLEETLFEDFENYSYAQEYYSSESDLEEKVHLGAVHWISLVLYCFAFVLGVPGNATVIWFTGFKWKKTVTTLWFLNLAIADFIFVLFMPLYISYVAMNFHWPFGIWLCKANSFIAQLNMFASVFFLTVISLDRYVHLIHPVLSHRHRTLKNSLIVIILVWLLASLIGGPALYFRDILQFNNHTICYNNFHENDSDLTLMRHHVLTWVKFIVGYLFPLLTMSICYSCLIFKVKKRSILTSSKHFWTTLAVVMAFLICWTPYQLFSIWELTIHHNSYFYHILQAGIPLSTGLAFLNSCLNPILYVLISKKFQVHFRASVAEILKYTLWEVSCSGTVSEQLRNSETKNLCLLETAQ from the coding sequence ATGGAAGATCTAGAGGAAACATTATTCGAAGATTTTGAGAACTATTCCTATGCCCAGGAATATTATTCCTCGGAGTCAGATTTGGAAGAGAAAGTCCACCTGGGAGCTGTTCACTGGATATCCCTGGTGTTATACTGTTTCGCATTTGTTTTGGGTGTTCCAGGAAATGCCACTGTCATTTGGTTCACGGGGTTCAAGTGGAAGAAGACAGTCACCACTCTCTGGTTTCTCAATCTGGCCATTGCGGATTTCATCTTTGTTCTCTTCATGCCCCTCTACATCTCCTATGTAGCCATGAATTTCCACTGGCCCTTTGGTATCTGGTTGTGCAAAGCCAATTCCTTCATTGCTCAGTTGAACATGTTTGCCAGTGTTTTCTTCCTGACGGTGATCAGTCTGGACCGCTATGTCCATTTAATCCATCCTGTTTTATCTCATCGACATCGAACCTTAAAGAACTCCCTGATCGTTATTATATTAGTCTGGCTTTTGGCCTCTCTGATTGGTGGTCCTGCCCTATATTTCCGGGACATTCTGCAGTTCAATAATCACACAATTTGTTATAACAATTTCCATGAGAATGATTCTGACCTCACTTTGATGAGGCACCATGTTCTGACCTGGGTGAAATTTATTGTTGGGTACCTCTTCCCTTTGCTAACAATGAGCATTTGCTACTCTTGTCTCATCTTCAAAGTGAAGAAGAGAAGCATCCTGACCTCCAGTAAGCATTTCTGGACAACTCTGGCTGTGGTCATGGCCTTTCTGATTTGCTGGACTCCTTATCAGCTGTTTAGCATCTGGGAGCTCACAATTCATCACAATAGTTATTTCTACCACATACTGCAGGCTGGAATCCCCCTCTCCACTGGTTTGGCATTCCTCAATAGTTGCTTGAACCCCATCCTTTACGTCCTAATTAGTAAGAAGTTCCAAGTTCACTTCCGTGCCTCAGTTGCTGAGATACTAAAGTATACACTTTGGGAAGTCAGCTGTTCTGGCACAGTGAGTGAACAACTCAGGAACTCTGAAACCAAGAACCTGTGTCTCCTGGAAACAGCCCAATGA